The DNA region TCCGGCAGGAGTCAGCACATTCTATGACATGGCTTATCAGGAAGCACCTGTATATCGTGATCCGGATTCCAATACCTGGTTTGGATTTCAGGCATGGCCGCTGGAGCGGGTGGCAGAGATGTATTACATTCTTGCCGAGAGCGGTGACCTCAGCTCCGAGAACTTCAAGATGGCCAAGAAGGTCATTACGAAATGGATCGATTGGACCAAGGATTATGTGTTTGTTGGGGAGCGTCCTGTAACAGATGAACAAGGCTATTATCTGAACGCAGCTGGACAGCGCATCATGGGCGGAACCAATGTTCAGGTTGCGACTACGCCAGCTCCGGGTGAATTCTGGATTCCAGGCGGTCAGGAATGGCAAGGACAACCGGATAAATGGAACGGATTCAACACGTTTACGAATAACCCGAACTTCCATGCGGTTACCAAAGATCCAGTGCAGGACACGGGGGTATTGGGAAGTTACATCAAGGCGCTGACGTTCTTCGCGGCAGGAACCCAGGCGGAGAGCGGCACGCTGAGCGCGAAAGGTCAGGAAGCGAAGGATTTGGCCGAGACGCTGCTTAATACGGCTTGGGACTACAATGATGGTGTGGGGATTGTTACGGAAGAAGAGCGTAAAGACTATTTCCGTTTCTTTGCCAAAGAAATTTACATCCCGACGAATTGGTCCGGAACCTTCGGCCAAGGCAATACGATTCCGGGTACAGCAGGCATTGCTTCCGACCCTGCGAAAGGCGGAAATGGCGTATACATCGGATATTCCGATCTGCGTCCGGCAATCAAGCAGGACCCGGCATGGGCTTACCTGGATAACCTGTACAAAACATCGTACAATCCAACAACGAAAAAATGGGAAAATGGCGTACCAACCTTTACGTATCACCGTTTCTGGTCACAGGTGGATATGGCCACCGCGTATGGCGAATATGATCGTCTCCTTGGTGATGCCGGAGGTCCGGGGGTTCAGGTGCCAGCAGTTCCAGCTGGTCTGACAGCTGCAGCGGCGGATGAAGAGGTCGTTTTGAACTGGAATACTGCCTCCAATGCCTCTTCTTATATTGTAAAACGTGCAGAAATGAACGGTGGTCCGTATACACCGGTAGCAACAGGGGTTACAGGCGGCACCTTCACAGATACGGGATTGACGAATGGTAAAACGTACTATTATGTGGTGACTGCTGTCAATACAGCTGGTGAATCTGCGCCTTCTGCTCAAGCGTCTGCTACTCCGCAAGCGGGAACAGTCGTTCCGGGAGTGTTAACTCTTACGGGAACGGCAGGCAATAATCAGGCTGTGCTGACATGGACCGCATCGACCGGAGCAGCAAGTTACAAGGTACAACGCTCGGTTGCAGGAGGAGCCTATGCCGATTTAGCTACGGGTCTGACGGCACTGACGTACGTCGATGCAACGGCAGTGAACGGTACCGCATACAATTACCGAGTGGTGGCGGTGAATGCAAGCGGGCAGACATTGTCCAATGTAGTGACGGTGACCCCAACAGCTCCTCCGGTAACAACAGGAGCACTTGAGGTGCAATACCGCAATGGCGGTTCGGGGACGTCAGGCAATGCGGCGAACCCTCAGTTCAATATCAAGAACACAGGCACGACAGCCGTGGATCTGAGCCAGGTAAAGCTGCGGTATTACTTTACGAAGGATAGTGCATCTGATCTGAGTTTCTGGTGTGATTATGCCGAGATTGGCAGCGGTAATGTGGAGGCCCAATTTGTGACTGTAGATCCGGCTAAGGGCACAGCGGATACGGTTCTGGAGATTGGATTCAAATCCGGGGCAGGCAGTTTGGCTGCCGGGGCAGAGACGGGAATTATTCAAGGTCGCTTCTCGAAGAACAACTGGACCAATTTTGATCAGACTAATGATTATTCCTTTGATGCCACCAAAACGGCATTCAGTGCATGGAACAAAGTGACCGCTTATATTGGCGGGGTTAACGCATGGGGCATTGAGCCATAATCGATTCCTATTGAATCGGGATTACAGCCGGGGAGAAATCTCCGGCTTTTTGCATGTTGGAGAGTCTTCAGGTTGTATTTGGGCAGCTTAACCGTCAAATGAAACATAGTAATGTTTACCAATTATAGAGTTTGAATATTAAAACATAGGTCATCTGACGCATGTTTTGCCAGATGAACAGTTTTGGTCTAATTTCTACAGAAAACGAAGCACAGCAAATAGTTACAATAATTTAACTTTTTAAAAAAAGTGATTTAAGGTAGTTTTAGCCAACTGGTATGAGATGTTTCCCTGATTCTTAGTGCTCAAGCCTGCCAGATCGAATACAGGACTTTGGACTGATGATCGTTATGGACAGCCCGTTTTACAATGGGGCAAGCCCGGCAAATGAGGCCAGGTTAACATTCTGTAACATCAGGGGGAACACGACATCATGAACTGGAAAAGCAAGATCATTACTGCGAGTGTAACAGCAACGATGCTGATGGGAAGTCTGACAACAGGAGCATTAACGACACCGGCATCGGCAGCCACGGTTCAGAATTCAAAGGTTAAAGTGATCTGGGGAGTAAATCTGCGCACATCACCATCTTCCTCCGCAAGCATTGTTCGTTTGGTGCCAAAAGGGGAAACGGTTACGGTTACTCAAAAATCCGGCTCAGGCTGGTATAAAATTAAGGATTCTGGCAATCGGACAGGATACATATCTTCTTCCTCAAAATATACAAAAGCCGTGAAAGGCAACACGACAACAGGAAGTAGCAGTACTAGTGGGTCTGGTTCAGGCAGCAGTACGTCTGTTACAGGCAGTGCTTCTGTGGAGAAAGTCATAGCTGCTGGCATGAAATATTGGGGAACGCCTTATGAGTTTGGTGCTAGTCGTAACAGTACGGCAACGTTTGACTGTTCAAGCTTTGTCCGCCGGGCATTTATGGATGCACTTGGAATCAAGCTTCCGTCCGATTCACGTCAACAAGGAGCCTATGTAAAAGCCAATGGTACCGTTAAGACCAATTGGAAAAATCTGAAGCGCGGTGATCTGATGTATTTTATGTCCTATAAAGGCAGCTCGGCATCATCGTACTCTGGCGTGAATAAATCCAAGGCGGCCATTACTCACACGGGCATCTATCTTGGGAACGGCAAAGTGCTGCACACCTATTCCAACGCTGGTGGCGGTGTGACGATTAGCGACATCTCCGGCAAACACTGGGAGTACCGGTTCCTGTTTGGTGGAAGTGCGCTCTAAATCCATGCTCGCGTATTAATTCAGAACATTCTTTGAACATCTTTAGGACCTTCCATCTTTGCCTATTCAGCGGATGGAAGGTTTTTTTTGGTTATTTACTTCAGTCCTGATAGTACAGACGGAACAGGATATCCTGATCATAGTTGCCGAATCCCTGACCATATAACGTCAACCCGCCCACATGCTGCGCATCTTCCTCCACGGAGAGGCGCAATGTCCATTGGTTGCGTTCCACGGGAATATCCGCAAGCGTAATTTCGGACATATGCTGTCCATCGATGAATGTCCCCTCATGCGTAATCCGCAGTACCTTGAGCATACCGTACTGATTGACACTGTCGCTCCACCATTCCGGGGTAAACATCCCCCGTCCATTTCCAGAATCTCCAGGGCTTGTCCATTCACCCAATCGGATTCCGTTGAGCATAAATGTAATGTCCGAGGGCCAGTTCGGATTGACTGAAGGTGCTTCGGAGCCCATCTCAAGTGATAATTCAATGGCACTGATCTGTTGACCGGACAAGATATAGTTTGGGATTTTGTATTCTACAAATCCACGTCCAAACCAAAGAATGTGGGCATGCATCCGTTCAGGATCTAGAAAATAGCGAGGATCATCATACTGTCCAATGACCTGATTGGAGGTAGCCAGACCACAGGTCGGATATACATCAAAATGGGTATAATGTCCAACAGGGATTGCCACTTCATGAAGCTTGCGGGAGGCCCCGGTTTCCTGTGGCATGGAGATGCCAATCCAGTCGACAGCCAGACTGTTCATTTTGTGCGTGCCGCCATCCTTGCGAATCATTTTGGACTGAATAATGCCCACATCCTGAAGCTTGCGAACGTGCATGGTTACGATTGCGCTGCTCAGGCCGAGTGATGCGGCAATGTCCTTCACATTCATTGGGGTCTCTGCGACAAGCCTGATAATCTGGAGACGGACCTCACTCGCGAGTGCCTCGTATAATGGCAGCCATTCAGCATCGGTATTTGCTCTGATCACATCTGTTCCTCCAGTAATATGAGTTGATTTAAGTGTTATTCACACGAGTCCACAACGCTGACAGAATAACCTTCCGATCGCTGTTATCCCCGGATTTTTTTGATTCCCCATATATAATGGGAAAATCCGGTGATAAAGGCGACCGCTACGCTTCTACAGTTTTTTTCTGTCCTCTTCGTGCACGTGTGAATAACGAGATAAACTCATATCAATTATTCTTATAGAATTAAGTTAAACATAAATCCAGACAAAAGAATAACATTTTGCAAAATTCATGTTGAAATTGGTGTCATAATCGATTTTAATATAAATATGAACGTTGATCCATAGATTATCAATTAATTTTTATATTAATCTTAGGGAGATGAACTTCACGATGGAAAAAGCAAAAATGACGGTAGACAAGGATTTCACAATTGGCGTAGTTGATAAACGATTATACGGTTCATTTATTGAACATCTGGGACGTGCCGTTTACGGTGGAATATATGAGCCGGGTCATCCTACAGCGAATGAAGCGGGTTTCCGTGGAGATGTGCTGGAGATGGTTAAGGAGCTGCAGGTTCCGATTGTACGGTACCCTGGCGGTAACTTTGTATCCGGTTACAATTGGGAGGATTCTGTCGGACCTGTATCTGAACGCAAACGCAGACTTGAACTGGCATGGAGAACAATCGAGACCAATGAATTCGGGTTTAACGAATTTGTGGATTGGTCCAAACAGGCGAATTCGGAAGTGATGATGGCCGTCAATTTGGGAACACGGGGTGTAGACGCAGCCCGTAACATCGTGGAGTACAGTAATCATCCGGAAGGTTCTTATTATAGTGACTTGCGCATTAAACATGGATATAAAGAGCCACATGCGATCAAAACCTGGTGTCTTGGCAATGAAATGGACGGTCCGTGGCAGATTGGTCACAAAACAGCAGAAGAGTATGGACGGGTAGCGCTCGAAGCGGCAAAAGTAATGAAATGGACGGACCCAACAATTGAGCTGGTCGCTTGCGGAAGTTCATCCCTGGGTATGCCATCTTTCCCGGAATGGGAAGCAACGGTGCTGGATCATACGTATGATCATGTTGAATATCTGTCCCTGCACCAATATTACGGCAATCAGGAGAATGACACACCAACCTTCCTTGCCCGCTCATTGGAGATGGATCGTTTCATTGATACGGTGAAAGCGACTTGCGATTATATCAAAGCGAAGAAACGCAGCAAAAAAACGATGTATCTGTCCTTCGATGAGTGGAATGTATGGTATCACTCCAACGAAAGCGACAAGAAGCTGGACCCATGGCAGATTGCTCCGCCACAGCTGGAGGATGTATACAACCATGAAGATGCATTGCTTGTGGGCTGCATGCTGATCAGCATGCTGAAACATGCGGACCGAGTTAAGATGGCATGTCTGGCACAGCTCGTCAACGTTATCGCTCCGATTATGACGGATAATGGAGGTGCTGCATGGAGACAGACGATCTTCTATCCGTTCATGCATGCTTCCGTGTTCGGACGTGGAACAGCACTTGTGCCGTTGATCCAGTCTCCCAAATATGACACCAAACAAATTACGGATGTTCCTTATTTGGAGGCCATTGCTGTGCATAATGAGGAGCAGGGTGAAGTGACTGTTTTCGCCGTGAATCGTCATTTGGAAGAATCGCTCCCGCTTGAAGTGGATCTGCGCAGCTTTGGGAAGTGCCGCTTGATAGAGCATATTGTGCTGGAAAGTGATGATCTGAAAGCAGCCAATACTGCAGCAGAGCCGAATCGTGTCGCTCCTCATAACCGTGGTGATGCAGAGGTATCGGAGACACTGATTACGGCAAGCTTGGCCAAAGCATCGTGGAACGTAATCCGATTGAAAGTTCAGTAATCAAGCAGGAAGAATCATGCGGGTTGCACGATGGACAAAGGAGACAGAGGAATCGCAGAACACGGAAATACAGGTTACTGAGGACGCAAATGGAGCACAAGACCCCCAGGAACACAGGAGCAAAAGGAATACAAGGCTCGCAGGAACACGGCTCGCAGGAACATGGGCACTCAGTGGCTGAACACTCGCCGAATTTCTGATACTTCCGATTAAGAAAAAAGGCTGGATGCGAGTTAAGATGCATTCAGCCTTTTTCGTAGTGTAAAGTGCTCCAGCTTCTAACGAATCATATGCGCTTTATTTTGCAGATTATTGTAATACAGTAAATCTAACGAACTCAGGAATCGCTATTTCGATGATAATCTGCGAAAGCGAGTGTAAAGAGGGTGCAAAAGGGAAAATAAGACGTCTACAATTCGTTAGAATGGCGAACTTGTGCTATTTCGCCAAATAGAGCGTCTCAGATTCGTTAGATGGTTTGGACAATCCGTATTCCCTAGAGATCTGACAAGATATTCGCTTGTGCCTTTTCTTTAGAAGGAATGAAACTGGATTCATCCACATCTTGGTTTCGCTAGCCTGTGAGAATTCCTTTTTACAATTCAAAACAGGCAGTCTCTAAAGTCGCTCATGCTTATGACCTTTGGGGCTGCCTTTTGTGTGCTTGATACCTCAGCAGTAGATTTTACTTCAACTTCAACCCGGTCCCTGCTTCAAACACAAAGCTCTCGCCGTCGCGTGGAATGAGCACTTGCCCGTCCAGCTGCTCGGAGGCTAGATAACTGGCGAGATCCACGCGGGACATCATGCAATGATTAATGGCATCCATATGCACAGCGATAACGTGTGCATCCGGTGCATGGCGTTTCACGGCAGCTACATCAGGTCCGTCCATCGTGATCGGATCTCCTTGCAGGAAGCGGGCACCACCAGCATTCACCACAATCACTTCAGGCTGATATTGACGAATGGCTTCGGCTGGTTCTTCACACCAGATGGTATCACCGGCGATATAGGAGACGGGTTCTCCGTCAGCTTCCAATACAAAACTAGACACCTTGCCCATACGTTCGCCGATTTCCCCGGTTCCGTGATGTCCCGAAGTGCGGGCAAAACGTACGGAGTGGTACTCATGTTTGTCATCCACGGCAGTAACGTTGGTAAATCCGGCTCCTGTGAACACAGCCTCATCTCCTGGCTGACACAGCAGAGGTACATCCTTGCGGAGCTGTTTGGCTGCTGCTTCATCCCAGTGATCGGGGTGGGTATGCGTAACGATCAGCAGATCCGGATTCATATAATCCGTTTCCGTCTCGGGTAGTGAGACTCTTGGATTGCGCAGTTCATTGGGTGTGTTCGGAAAAGCAGGCATCACTTCTTTATCCATCAACATGGGATCAACCAGTATGTTCAGACCCCCGTATTCCAACCATAATGTTGCATTACGAATCAATTGAATTTTCATTGAACCTGCACTCCTTCGGGATTAATGTTATTATCCTATATGTTATACAACCCGTTTTGAGGCGTAAATGACACACTGAAAGAAAACAGGCCGCTTTAATTTCAAGTTGAAAGGATTGCAAAATAGATGAATGAAACGATAGATGATACAGATATCCGTATACTGAAAAGCCTGATTCGAGACTCCAAACGCTCCCACAAAGAGATCGGCGAAGAGGTACATCTGACCGGACAGGCTGTAGGTGCGAGAGTGCGCAAGCTGCATGATTTGGGTGTCCTTGAAGGGTATACGGTAAAATGGAACCCGGAACGCCTCGGCATGGGCCTGCAAGCATTTGTGATGATTTTTCTCAATTCCGGCGACAGACATGCCGCCTTCCGTGAATTTGTGGCTGCACGTGAAGACATCGTGGAAGTTCACCGTGTCAGCGGAGAGGGCTGTTACCTGATGCGAGTACGCACAGGCACATTGGAGCAGCTTGACAGCTTGCTGGAAGCCATCTTGCCTTATGGAAATTACAGAATGAACCTGTCAGTCGGTATCGAAAAGTCAGAATGAGGTGAGCTGAGTTTTCAGTTGTCCTGTTGTTGTTTCTCGCGCAGCGTTGCCTGGAGAAGGACTATGGCTCGACAGAGCTCTTTTTTGGTAAGCAAATGATCGGTCTGGATATGACGACGGGTACCGTCTTTCAGGTACAAGGCAATCATGGGGGATGCGGACAGTATCCATTTGCTGAGGGCGGGAGAGGCAAGTTCGATTTTACGAATTTCATTCCAGGGAATGGTCCGTGTACGGGCATGAAGCCCTTCATCATTCCAGGATAGTAACACGGGAGAACTCACGGTAGCCCGGGACAGAAACATAAGAAATAAGGGCCCGACAAACCAC from Paenibacillus sp. JNUCC-31 includes:
- a CDS encoding glycoside hydrolase family 48 protein, whose translation is MLKSAAKKSLTAMLAGTVMLTGYSGLWAGPQTVYAEEQSIEAQADGINEARFLQLYDQLKDPANGYFSPEGIPYHSVETLMSEAPDYGHMSTSEAYSYWLWLETMYGHYTGDWSKLEAAWDSMEKYIIPVNEGDGKEEQPTMSSYNPNSPATYAAEKPFPDQYPSTLNGQYAAGKDPLDAEFKASYGNNQTYLMHWLIDVDNWYGYGNLLNPSHTTSYVNTFQRGEQESVWEAIPHPSQDDKSFGKANEGFMSLFTKENQAPSAQWRYTNATDADARAVQVLYWAKEMGYNNTKYLDKAKKMGDYLRYGMYDKYFQKIGSAKNGTPSAGTGKDSNMYLMAWYTSWGGGLGQGGDWAWRIGASHTHQAYQNPVAAYALSDPAGGLIPKSATAKADWNATLKRQLEFYTWLQSHEGAIGGGATNSIGGSYGAYPAGVSTFYDMAYQEAPVYRDPDSNTWFGFQAWPLERVAEMYYILAESGDLSSENFKMAKKVITKWIDWTKDYVFVGERPVTDEQGYYLNAAGQRIMGGTNVQVATTPAPGEFWIPGGQEWQGQPDKWNGFNTFTNNPNFHAVTKDPVQDTGVLGSYIKALTFFAAGTQAESGTLSAKGQEAKDLAETLLNTAWDYNDGVGIVTEEERKDYFRFFAKEIYIPTNWSGTFGQGNTIPGTAGIASDPAKGGNGVYIGYSDLRPAIKQDPAWAYLDNLYKTSYNPTTKKWENGVPTFTYHRFWSQVDMATAYGEYDRLLGDAGGPGVQVPAVPAGLTAAAADEEVVLNWNTASNASSYIVKRAEMNGGPYTPVATGVTGGTFTDTGLTNGKTYYYVVTAVNTAGESAPSAQASATPQAGTVVPGVLTLTGTAGNNQAVLTWTASTGAASYKVQRSVAGGAYADLATGLTALTYVDATAVNGTAYNYRVVAVNASGQTLSNVVTVTPTAPPVTTGALEVQYRNGGSGTSGNAANPQFNIKNTGTTAVDLSQVKLRYYFTKDSASDLSFWCDYAEIGSGNVEAQFVTVDPAKGTADTVLEIGFKSGAGSLAAGAETGIIQGRFSKNNWTNFDQTNDYSFDATKTAFSAWNKVTAYIGGVNAWGIEP
- a CDS encoding ArsR/SmtB family transcription factor — encoded protein: MIRANTDAEWLPLYEALASEVRLQIIRLVAETPMNVKDIAASLGLSSAIVTMHVRKLQDVGIIQSKMIRKDGGTHKMNSLAVDWIGISMPQETGASRKLHEVAIPVGHYTHFDVYPTCGLATSNQVIGQYDDPRYFLDPERMHAHILWFGRGFVEYKIPNYILSGQQISAIELSLEMGSEAPSVNPNWPSDITFMLNGIRLGEWTSPGDSGNGRGMFTPEWWSDSVNQYGMLKVLRITHEGTFIDGQHMSEITLADIPVERNQWTLRLSVEEDAQHVGGLTLYGQGFGNYDQDILFRLYYQD
- a CDS encoding C40 family peptidase → MNWKSKIITASVTATMLMGSLTTGALTTPASAATVQNSKVKVIWGVNLRTSPSSSASIVRLVPKGETVTVTQKSGSGWYKIKDSGNRTGYISSSSKYTKAVKGNTTTGSSSTSGSGSGSSTSVTGSASVEKVIAAGMKYWGTPYEFGASRNSTATFDCSSFVRRAFMDALGIKLPSDSRQQGAYVKANGTVKTNWKNLKRGDLMYFMSYKGSSASSYSGVNKSKAAITHTGIYLGNGKVLHTYSNAGGGVTISDISGKHWEYRFLFGGSAL
- a CDS encoding MBL fold metallo-hydrolase — its product is MKIQLIRNATLWLEYGGLNILVDPMLMDKEVMPAFPNTPNELRNPRVSLPETETDYMNPDLLIVTHTHPDHWDEAAAKQLRKDVPLLCQPGDEAVFTGAGFTNVTAVDDKHEYHSVRFARTSGHHGTGEIGERMGKVSSFVLEADGEPVSYIAGDTIWCEEPAEAIRQYQPEVIVVNAGGARFLQGDPITMDGPDVAAVKRHAPDAHVIAVHMDAINHCMMSRVDLASYLASEQLDGQVLIPRDGESFVFEAGTGLKLK
- a CDS encoding Lrp/AsnC family transcriptional regulator gives rise to the protein MNETIDDTDIRILKSLIRDSKRSHKEIGEEVHLTGQAVGARVRKLHDLGVLEGYTVKWNPERLGMGLQAFVMIFLNSGDRHAAFREFVAAREDIVEVHRVSGEGCYLMRVRTGTLEQLDSLLEAILPYGNYRMNLSVGIEKSE
- a CDS encoding arabinosylfuranosidase ArfA; this encodes MEKAKMTVDKDFTIGVVDKRLYGSFIEHLGRAVYGGIYEPGHPTANEAGFRGDVLEMVKELQVPIVRYPGGNFVSGYNWEDSVGPVSERKRRLELAWRTIETNEFGFNEFVDWSKQANSEVMMAVNLGTRGVDAARNIVEYSNHPEGSYYSDLRIKHGYKEPHAIKTWCLGNEMDGPWQIGHKTAEEYGRVALEAAKVMKWTDPTIELVACGSSSLGMPSFPEWEATVLDHTYDHVEYLSLHQYYGNQENDTPTFLARSLEMDRFIDTVKATCDYIKAKKRSKKTMYLSFDEWNVWYHSNESDKKLDPWQIAPPQLEDVYNHEDALLVGCMLISMLKHADRVKMACLAQLVNVIAPIMTDNGGAAWRQTIFYPFMHASVFGRGTALVPLIQSPKYDTKQITDVPYLEAIAVHNEEQGEVTVFAVNRHLEESLPLEVDLRSFGKCRLIEHIVLESDDLKAANTAAEPNRVAPHNRGDAEVSETLITASLAKASWNVIRLKVQ